In the genome of Triticum urartu cultivar G1812 chromosome 5, Tu2.1, whole genome shotgun sequence, one region contains:
- the LOC125511068 gene encoding 40S ribosomal protein S2-3-like isoform X1, with the protein MADRGGERGVGERGGDRGGFGRGFGRGGRGDRGGRRGGRRGPRQEEEKWVPVTKLGRLVKEGRFTKMEEIYLHSLPVKEHQIVETLCPGLKDEVMKITPVQKQTRAGQRTRFKAFVVVGDSNGHVGLGVKCAKEVATAIRGAIILAKLSIVPVRRGYWGNKIGLPHTVPCKVTGKCGSVTVRMVPAPRGSGIVAARVPKKVLQFAGIDDVFTSSRGSTKTLGNFVKATFDCLMKTYGFLTPDFWRETTFTKAPYQEFTDILAKPTKALMLDAPAEKIEA; encoded by the exons ATGGCGGACCGCGGCGGCGAGCGTGGTGTCGGCGAGCGCGGCGGCGACCGCGGCGGCTTCGGGCGCGGCTTCGGTCGCGGCGGGCGCGGGGACCGTGGCGGGCGCCGCGGCGGCCGCCGTGGCCCTCGCCAGGAGGAGGAGAAGTGGGTGCCCGTCACCAAGCTCGGCCGCCTCGTCAAGGAGGGCCGCTTCACCAAGATGGAGGAGATCTACCTACACTCGCTCCCCGTCAAGGAGCACCAGATCGTGGAGACGCTCTGCCCGGGGCTCAAGGACGAGGTGATGAAGATCACCCCGGTGCAGAAGCAGACCCGCGCCGGGCAGCGCACCCGCTTCAAGGCCTTCGTCGTCGTCGGCGACAGCAACGGCCACGTCGGCCTCGGCGTCAAGTGCGCCAAGGAGGTGGCCACGGCcatccgcggcgccatcatcCTCGCCAAGCTCTCGATCGTGCCCGTCAGGAGGGGCTACTGGGGGAACAAGATCGGCCTGCCCCACACCGTGCCCTGCAAGGTCACCGGCAAGTGCGGCTCCGTCACCGTGCGCATGGTGCCCGCCCCCAGGGGTTCCGGAATCGTCGCCGCCCgcgtccccaagaaggtgctgCAGTTCGCCGGGATCGATGATGTCTTCACTTCCTCGCGTGGATCCACCAAGACCCTTGGCAACTTCGTCAAG GCTACCTTTGACTGCCTGATGAAGACCTATGGATTCCTCACTCCTGACTTCTGGAGGGAGACAACCTTCACCAAGGCGCCGTACCAGGAGTTCACCGACATCTTGGCGAAGCCGACCAAGGCCCTGATGCTTGATGCACCAGCTGAGAAGATAGAAGCTTAG